From a single Sorghum bicolor cultivar BTx623 chromosome 5, Sorghum_bicolor_NCBIv3, whole genome shotgun sequence genomic region:
- the LOC8083058 gene encoding 5'-3' exoribonuclease 4 isoform X1, translating to MGIPSFYKWVVNKYPSIISPVKEEPEECPDRIIYDNLYLDMNYIIHRCFHPQDLMHADIDVCPPMTVSEVFESLFEYMDRLFRIVRPTRLLYLAVDGVAPCAKMNRVRRGRFHSARMATSEEIEDYEMRKELRAQGKEETPQEISEVSDPNVITPGTEFMEKLSQALEYYIRGRFNSDPWWRDIMVILSDANVPGEGEHKIMSFVRAQGNMEGYDPNTRHCLFGHDADLIMLALASHEVHFSILREDVLLPNQAETEGNPKKPFLFLNIWVLREYLEIEFKILDPVCEPDIERLIDDFIFICFLMGNDFIPHIPSLETHEGAVDLLIEVYKTTFNKMGGYIINTDKVKDKNGAYLEVSRLEIFFHELSMYEEKIFLKRYKLEQDLLLKTYHEMLREASESERPELRQKLDDLLFNEERPYDRIRLGLPGWKSRFFREYFGAETSNEIGKLQNDMAQKYLEGLCWVLQCYFADVPSWSWYYPFYVAPFVSDLKGLSRVDISFTVDKPLRPFDQLMAVLPMQSWCALPKCYKEMMGRKEFDYPRLEHDTKGRHFLWNGISEELLLSATKVVDKKLTTHESRRNTTRQEKIFLHRDSSSLPHNEVTEQTSHCSVQKLPIDSATSGIGGWIAPDDNDGFSDGSFHSPTTNLQDITSDQTISGTFFNPEAANPVPRLLRNVSVPDKTVTGADISKRPLWHTYPGSRPPRIIQRPDTIWKPSTPASPREEHKNAGTGWIGRGKGNALATAETHLKSSSNSYRRGGGGSSSRRFDDDGAYSFRPLGSAPWTAGDSSRSGGAGHGGIAQPRGW from the exons ATGGGAATACCTTCTTTCTACAAGTGGGTCGTCAACAAGTACCCAAGCATCATCTCCCCTGTGAAGGAGGAACCAGAGGAGTGCCCTGATAGAATCATCTACGACAACCTCTACCTCGACATGAATTACATCATCCATCGTTGCTTCCACCCACAGGACCTGATGCATGCAGACATAGAT GTGTGCCCTCCGATGACGGTCAGTGAGGTGTTTGAGTCCTTGTTTGAGTACATGGACCGCTTGTTCCGCATCGTCAGGCCAACAAGGCTCCTCTACTTGGCAGTAG ATGGCGTTGCTCCTTGCGCCAAAATGAACCGAGTGCGAAGGGGACGTTTCCACTCAGCCAGGATGGCAACAAGTGAG GAGATTGAAGATTATGAAATGCGGAAGGAATTAAGAGCTCAAGGGAAGGAGGAGACACCACAAGAGATTTCTGAGGTTTCTGACCCCAATGTCATCACCCCAGGTACTGAGTTCATGGAGAAGCTATCACAAGCCCTTGAGTACTACATCCGTGGCAGATTTAATAGTGACCCCTGGTGGAGAGACATCATG GTAATACTCTCTGATGCGAATGTTCCTGGAGAAGGAGAGCACAAGATCATGTCTTTTGTCCGTGCACAAGGCAACATGGAAGGCTATGATCCCAACACTCGACACTGCTTGTTTGGGCAT GATGCAGATCTGATAATGCTTGCTTTGGCATCTCACGAAGTCCACTTCTCTATTTTACGTGAG GATGTGCTCCTCCCAAATCAGGCAGAAACAGAAGGGAATCCGAAGAAACCATTTCTG TTTTTGAACATATGGGTTCTGAGAGAGTACTTGGAGATTGAATTCAAGATACTGGACCCAGTCTGCGAGCCTGATATTGAGAGGCTAATAGATGACTTCATCTTTATTTGTTTTCTGATGGGAAACGATTTCATCCCACATATTCCATCACTTGAGACGCATGAG GGTGCAGTTGATCTTCTCATCGAAGTGTACAAAACAACGTTCAACAAAATGGGAGGGTATATTATCAACACAGACAAA GTCAAAGATAaaaatggtgcatatctggaaGTCTCAAGGTTGGAAATATTTTTTCATGAACTCTCCATGTATGAAGAGAAAATTTTCCTCAAAAGATATAAACTGGAACAG GATTTGTTGCTGAAGACATATCACGAAATGTTGCGTGAAGCTTCAGAAAGTGAAAGACCAGAACTGAGACAAAAATTAGATGATCTCCTTTTTAATGAAGAACGCCCGTATGACAGA ATAAGACTAGGATTACCAGGATGGAAGTCCCGGTTCTTCAGGGAGTATTTTGGTGCCGAAACTTCTAATGAAATTGGAAAGCTGCAGAACGACATG GCTCAAAAATATTTAGAAGGACTTTGTTGGGTGCTTCAATGCTATTTTGCAGACGTTCCATCATGGAGCTG GTACTACCCATTCTATGTTGCTCCTTTTGTATCTGATCTCAAAGGTCTATCTAGGGTTGATATATCTTTCACTGTGGACAAACCACTACGACCATTTGATCAGCTTATGGCAGTTTTACCAATGCAAAG CTGGTGTGCTCTCCCAAAATGTTACAAGGAAATGATGGGTCGCAAAGAATTTGACTACCCGAGGTTGGAGCATGACACGAAGGGGAGACATTTCTTGTGGAAT GGTATCTCTGAGGAACTGCTGCTTTCGGCCACCAAAGTGGTAGATAAAAAGCTCACG ACCCATGAATCGAGACGGAATACCACTAGGCAAGAGAAGATCTTTCTGCACAGGGACTCAAGCTCTCTGCCACACAATGAAGTTACTGAACAAACATCGCACTGTTCGGTGCAAAAGCTTCCGATAGATTCAGCTACGAG TGGAATTGGAGGATGGATAGCGCCTGATGACAATGATGGCTTCAGCGACGGTTCCTTCCACTCGCCCACAACAAACCTGCAGGACATTACAAGTGATCAAACAAT ATCAGGTACGTTCTTCAACCCTGAGGCAGCCAATCCAGTTCCAAGACTACTTCGCAATGTCAGTGTCCCTGACAAG ACTGTCACGGGAGCCGACATCTCAAAGAGGCCACTCTGGCACACGTACCCGGGCTCAAGGCCGCCGCGCAT CATTCAGAGGCCGGACACCATCTGGAAGCCGAGCACGCCGGCGTCGCCACGGGAAGAGCACAAGAACGCTGGCACGGGGTGGATCGGGCGGGGGAAAGGGAACGCCCTTGCCACCGCCGAGACGCATCTGaagagcagcagcaacagctacaggagaggtggtggaggaagcagcagcaggaggttCGACGACGACGGTGCATACAGTTTCCGGCCGCTTGGAAGTGCGCCGTGGACCGCCGGAGACAGCAGCCGAAGCGGAGgcgccggccatggcggcatTGCGCAGCCACGTGGTTGGTAG
- the LOC8083058 gene encoding 5'-3' exoribonuclease 4 isoform X2, with amino-acid sequence MRKELRAQGKEETPQEISEVSDPNVITPGTEFMEKLSQALEYYIRGRFNSDPWWRDIMVILSDANVPGEGEHKIMSFVRAQGNMEGYDPNTRHCLFGHDADLIMLALASHEVHFSILREDVLLPNQAETEGNPKKPFLFLNIWVLREYLEIEFKILDPVCEPDIERLIDDFIFICFLMGNDFIPHIPSLETHEGAVDLLIEVYKTTFNKMGGYIINTDKVKDKNGAYLEVSRLEIFFHELSMYEEKIFLKRYKLEQDLLLKTYHEMLREASESERPELRQKLDDLLFNEERPYDRIRLGLPGWKSRFFREYFGAETSNEIGKLQNDMAQKYLEGLCWVLQCYFADVPSWSWYYPFYVAPFVSDLKGLSRVDISFTVDKPLRPFDQLMAVLPMQSWCALPKCYKEMMGRKEFDYPRLEHDTKGRHFLWNGISEELLLSATKVVDKKLTTHESRRNTTRQEKIFLHRDSSSLPHNEVTEQTSHCSVQKLPIDSATSGIGGWIAPDDNDGFSDGSFHSPTTNLQDITSDQTISGTFFNPEAANPVPRLLRNVSVPDKTVTGADISKRPLWHTYPGSRPPRIIQRPDTIWKPSTPASPREEHKNAGTGWIGRGKGNALATAETHLKSSSNSYRRGGGGSSSRRFDDDGAYSFRPLGSAPWTAGDSSRSGGAGHGGIAQPRGW; translated from the exons ATGCGGAAGGAATTAAGAGCTCAAGGGAAGGAGGAGACACCACAAGAGATTTCTGAGGTTTCTGACCCCAATGTCATCACCCCAGGTACTGAGTTCATGGAGAAGCTATCACAAGCCCTTGAGTACTACATCCGTGGCAGATTTAATAGTGACCCCTGGTGGAGAGACATCATG GTAATACTCTCTGATGCGAATGTTCCTGGAGAAGGAGAGCACAAGATCATGTCTTTTGTCCGTGCACAAGGCAACATGGAAGGCTATGATCCCAACACTCGACACTGCTTGTTTGGGCAT GATGCAGATCTGATAATGCTTGCTTTGGCATCTCACGAAGTCCACTTCTCTATTTTACGTGAG GATGTGCTCCTCCCAAATCAGGCAGAAACAGAAGGGAATCCGAAGAAACCATTTCTG TTTTTGAACATATGGGTTCTGAGAGAGTACTTGGAGATTGAATTCAAGATACTGGACCCAGTCTGCGAGCCTGATATTGAGAGGCTAATAGATGACTTCATCTTTATTTGTTTTCTGATGGGAAACGATTTCATCCCACATATTCCATCACTTGAGACGCATGAG GGTGCAGTTGATCTTCTCATCGAAGTGTACAAAACAACGTTCAACAAAATGGGAGGGTATATTATCAACACAGACAAA GTCAAAGATAaaaatggtgcatatctggaaGTCTCAAGGTTGGAAATATTTTTTCATGAACTCTCCATGTATGAAGAGAAAATTTTCCTCAAAAGATATAAACTGGAACAG GATTTGTTGCTGAAGACATATCACGAAATGTTGCGTGAAGCTTCAGAAAGTGAAAGACCAGAACTGAGACAAAAATTAGATGATCTCCTTTTTAATGAAGAACGCCCGTATGACAGA ATAAGACTAGGATTACCAGGATGGAAGTCCCGGTTCTTCAGGGAGTATTTTGGTGCCGAAACTTCTAATGAAATTGGAAAGCTGCAGAACGACATG GCTCAAAAATATTTAGAAGGACTTTGTTGGGTGCTTCAATGCTATTTTGCAGACGTTCCATCATGGAGCTG GTACTACCCATTCTATGTTGCTCCTTTTGTATCTGATCTCAAAGGTCTATCTAGGGTTGATATATCTTTCACTGTGGACAAACCACTACGACCATTTGATCAGCTTATGGCAGTTTTACCAATGCAAAG CTGGTGTGCTCTCCCAAAATGTTACAAGGAAATGATGGGTCGCAAAGAATTTGACTACCCGAGGTTGGAGCATGACACGAAGGGGAGACATTTCTTGTGGAAT GGTATCTCTGAGGAACTGCTGCTTTCGGCCACCAAAGTGGTAGATAAAAAGCTCACG ACCCATGAATCGAGACGGAATACCACTAGGCAAGAGAAGATCTTTCTGCACAGGGACTCAAGCTCTCTGCCACACAATGAAGTTACTGAACAAACATCGCACTGTTCGGTGCAAAAGCTTCCGATAGATTCAGCTACGAG TGGAATTGGAGGATGGATAGCGCCTGATGACAATGATGGCTTCAGCGACGGTTCCTTCCACTCGCCCACAACAAACCTGCAGGACATTACAAGTGATCAAACAAT ATCAGGTACGTTCTTCAACCCTGAGGCAGCCAATCCAGTTCCAAGACTACTTCGCAATGTCAGTGTCCCTGACAAG ACTGTCACGGGAGCCGACATCTCAAAGAGGCCACTCTGGCACACGTACCCGGGCTCAAGGCCGCCGCGCAT CATTCAGAGGCCGGACACCATCTGGAAGCCGAGCACGCCGGCGTCGCCACGGGAAGAGCACAAGAACGCTGGCACGGGGTGGATCGGGCGGGGGAAAGGGAACGCCCTTGCCACCGCCGAGACGCATCTGaagagcagcagcaacagctacaggagaggtggtggaggaagcagcagcaggaggttCGACGACGACGGTGCATACAGTTTCCGGCCGCTTGGAAGTGCGCCGTGGACCGCCGGAGACAGCAGCCGAAGCGGAGgcgccggccatggcggcatTGCGCAGCCACGTGGTTGGTAG